From a region of the Candidatus Brocadia sp. genome:
- the nifU gene encoding Fe-S cluster assembly protein NifU — translation MWDYSEKVKDHFFRPRNVGEIENPDAVGEVGSLACGDALKLMLKLDTSGRIADVKFKTFGCGSAIASASALTEMVKGKTLDEAWKITDNDIAEYLDGLPEQKLHCSVMGREALEAAIASYRGLKEEKPVEEGIIVCKCFGVTDNKIAHEVREHKLTTIEQVTNYCKAGGGCGSCHPQIQAIIDEVWQKEKEKTLFEMARKPAKKLTNIQKMKLIQETIERDIRPTLQSDGGDIELVDIDGDRVMVSFRGSCVECPSSKVTLKSTVEAKLREFVTDTVIVEEVVS, via the coding sequence GTGTGGGATTATTCTGAAAAGGTAAAAGACCATTTTTTTCGCCCAAGAAATGTGGGTGAAATTGAAAATCCGGACGCCGTGGGAGAAGTGGGCAGTTTGGCCTGTGGAGATGCGCTGAAATTAATGCTGAAACTGGATACGTCAGGCCGCATTGCGGACGTAAAGTTTAAGACATTTGGATGCGGTAGCGCTATTGCCTCTGCAAGCGCTTTGACGGAGATGGTTAAGGGAAAGACATTAGACGAGGCATGGAAAATTACGGACAATGACATTGCAGAATATCTTGATGGATTGCCGGAACAAAAACTGCATTGTTCCGTGATGGGCAGGGAGGCCTTGGAGGCGGCTATTGCAAGCTACCGAGGATTAAAAGAAGAAAAACCGGTTGAGGAAGGGATAATTGTCTGCAAATGTTTTGGGGTAACCGACAATAAAATCGCCCATGAGGTGAGAGAGCATAAATTGACGACCATCGAACAGGTGACAAATTACTGTAAGGCGGGTGGCGGCTGCGGCTCATGTCATCCACAAATCCAGGCTATCATAGATGAGGTGTGGCAAAAAGAAAAGGAAAAGACACTGTTTGAAATGGCCAGAAAACCTGCTAAAAAACTGACTAATATTCAAAAGATGAAATTGATACAGGAAACCATAGAGAGAGATATTCGCCCTACTCTTCAATCGGACGGAGGAGATATTGAACTGGTTGATATCGACGGTGATCGTGTTATGGTCTCCTTTCGGGGAAGTTGTGTGGAATGTCCCAGTTCAAAAGTTACGTTAAAATCGACGGTGGAGGCGAAATTAAGAGAGTTTGTGACCGATACGGTTATCGTTGAGGAGGTGGTTTCATGA
- the nifS gene encoding cysteine desulfurase NifS — MKVVYADNNATTMVAPEVVEAMLPYFTEYYGNPSSMHTFGGQVAKKMDVARQQVAEIIGADPTEVVFSSCGTESDNAAIWGILRANPRKRHIVTTRVEHSAVYNLGKYLAQSGYHVTELGVDSDGMLNLDELSDTIREDTAIVSIMYANNETGVIFPIEQIGQIVKSKGSILHTDAVQAVGKIPLNLSKSTIDLLTLSGHKLHAPKGVGALFIRKGITFTPFIVGGHQEKNRRGGTENVPSIIGLGKACELAKSYMDDEWVGIKQLRDTLEEEILKKAPDARVNGHKTQRLPNTTNLSFEFVEGEAILLLLNEKGICASSGSACTSGSLEPSHVLRAMGVPFTAVHGSVRLSLSRYNTREDVQYIIEHLPPIIRRLREISPYGREMKMKEQAAKVSAGIQ; from the coding sequence ATGAAGGTGGTATACGCAGACAACAATGCTACAACAATGGTTGCTCCTGAGGTTGTAGAGGCTATGTTGCCGTACTTTACAGAGTACTATGGAAATCCTTCAAGTATGCATACCTTTGGAGGTCAGGTAGCAAAAAAAATGGATGTTGCACGACAGCAGGTGGCGGAGATCATTGGTGCAGATCCGACGGAAGTCGTGTTTAGTAGTTGTGGTACGGAAAGTGATAACGCAGCAATTTGGGGTATACTCCGGGCAAATCCGCGCAAGAGACACATAGTGACCACGAGAGTAGAACATTCTGCCGTCTACAATTTAGGTAAATATTTGGCTCAAAGCGGCTATCACGTGACAGAATTGGGGGTAGATAGTGATGGAATGCTTAATTTGGACGAATTATCTGATACAATACGGGAGGATACCGCAATTGTGTCAATCATGTATGCAAATAACGAGACAGGGGTAATTTTTCCTATTGAGCAGATTGGCCAGATTGTAAAGAGCAAGGGGTCCATCCTCCATACCGATGCGGTTCAAGCTGTGGGTAAAATACCCCTCAATCTCTCGAAAAGTACAATAGACTTGTTAACCCTATCAGGGCACAAATTACATGCTCCAAAGGGGGTTGGCGCCCTCTTTATCAGAAAGGGAATTACCTTTACACCTTTTATTGTTGGGGGACATCAGGAAAAGAATCGCCGGGGAGGCACAGAAAATGTTCCTTCAATTATTGGCCTTGGTAAGGCGTGTGAATTGGCGAAGAGTTATATGGATGATGAATGGGTCGGGATAAAACAACTAAGGGATACGCTGGAAGAAGAAATTCTGAAAAAAGCGCCAGATGCCAGGGTTAATGGGCATAAAACGCAGCGCCTTCCCAATACAACGAATTTGAGTTTCGAATTTGTGGAGGGTGAGGCTATTTTGTTATTGCTGAACGAAAAAGGAATCTGCGCCTCATCAGGTTCGGCTTGCACTTCAGGTTCTTTGGAACCATCGCATGTATTAAGAGCTATGGGTGTCCCTTTTACCGCCGTGCATGGTTCTGTCAGGCTCAGTCTGAGTCGATATAACACCAGAGAAGATGTTCAATATATTATTGAACATCTCCCGCCCATTATCAGAAGATTACGGGAAATATCTCCCTACGGCAGAGAAATGAAAATGAAAGAACAAGCCGCCAAGGTATCAGCAGGGATTCAGTAG